The window GTTTCATTTTGATTTCCGGATCCTATCAGGATGGCCAGTAACTCGGCATCAGTCAGTGCACCGATTCCTTTTTGCATCATCTTTTCGCGGGGACGGTCTTCGAGCGCCCACTCTTTAATCGAAAGCTTTTCCATAATCATTGTCCGGTTAATGGTTAAAGACGGATGGAAATATCTGGTTAACAAAAATAGGGAAATGTTTTAATATCCGGTCGTCGTAATGAGGAAAATGGAGAAAAGAGTGTGTGCATTCTTTCCCAAAATGTGGTAAAAGCCCTGTTTGTCAGAATTTCCACCATAAATGTCAATATTTGGATGAATATAAAAGGAAAAAGTGATTGTTTTGCATTATATATTCAGTATTAAACCGATTAACCACAAAACTAAACACGATGAAACGACACCGTTTACTTGTGATTCTGTTCGCATGGATGAGTATTCTTGTTGCAGCCCATGCCGAAGAAAAATATGATTTCGTTGTTGCTCAGGATGGAAGCGGCGACTTTACCACCATTCAGGCAGCCATCAATGCTGTGCCTGATATGCGCACTAACCGCACCCGTATCCACATCAAACCGGGTACTTACAAGGAAAAACTCACCTTGCCGGCCAATAAAACCAATGTCTCCTTTATTGGGGATTGTGCATTGACCACCAAAATCACTTACGACGACTATGCTTCGAAGAAAAACCGTTTTGGTGAAAACATCGGGACTTCCGGTTCGTCATCGTTCTTTGTCTATGGCGACGGATTCAGTGCGGAGAACATCACATTCGAGAACTCTTCCGGTCCGGTCGGACAGGCTGTAGCAGTTCGCATTGATGGCGATAAGGTGACTTTCCGCAACTGCCGCTTCCTCGGTTTTCAGGATACCCTTTACCCGCACGGAGAGAAGAGCCGTCAGTATTACAAAAACTGCTACATAGAGGGAACAGTCGATTTCATCTTCGGCTTTTCCTCCTGTTTCTTTGAAGAGTGCAGTATCATCTGTAAAACCTCCGGTTACGTCACTGCCGCTTCCACACCACAGGGATATGCTTATGGATTCGTTTTCCAGAATTGCTCCATCGAAGGCGATGCGCCCGATGGCTCCTTCTGTCTGGGCAGACCGTGGCGACCTTATGCGCAGGTACTCTTCCGCGAATGTTTCATCGGTAAAGTGATTAATCCGAAGGGCTGGGATAACTGGGGGAAAGTGGAAAATGAACAGACTACCTTCTTCGCCGAGTACAAAAATACCGGAGAAGGAGCCAATTTAAAGAATCGTGTATCCTGGTCAAAACAATTAACCTACAAAGAGGCGGAGAAATTTACTAAAGCGAACATGTTTGGTGACTGGAATCCCGAAAATCAGTAATTATATGCACACGGATGACGCGGATTTGAAGGATGATCACGGAAAAGGATAATCTGTGAAAATCCGTGTTGCATAGCATCCGTGTCATCCGTGTGCCAAATAAAAAATACCCCCAAAATGAAGAGAATAACATTATTCCTCAGTCTGCTATTAACCCTCTTATTTACAGCCAAAGCAGAACAAAAATACGATTTCGTAGTCGCACAGGACGGTAGTGGTAATTTTACCAAAGTGCAGGACGCTATTGATGCCGCCAAAGCCTTTCCCGACAAGCCAATCACCATTTTCATCAAAAACGGTACCTATAAAGAGAAAGTGAGAGTGGCCGATTGCAACAATCACCTCTCCCTGATTGGAGAAAGCGCCGAAAAAACCATCATTACTTACGATGATCATTTCGATAAAATCAAACGCGGTCGCAACAGCACCTTCTATACCTTCACGCTGATGGTGGAGGCTGATGATTTTCATGCCGAGAACCTGACTATTGAGAATTCTTCCGGTCCGGTTGGACAAGCCGTTGCCCTGCACGTTGAAGGAGACCGTTGCGTCTTCCGCAATTGCCGCATCCTCGGTAATCAGGATACACTTTATGCGGCGGGACAATACAGCCGCCAGTATTATGCGGACTGCTACATCGAGGGGACTACCGATTTTATCTTCGGTGCAGCTACTGCATTGTTTGACCGTTGTACGCTCTGCAATAAATCGGACTCTTATGTGACGGCTGCCAGCACCACGCAAGGCAAACCGTTCGGATTTGTTTTCCGTGACTGTAAAATCATCGCCAAAGAGGGCGTGAAGAAAGCTTTTCTGGGACGTCCCTGGCGCGATTATGCCAAAGTGGTCTATATCCGTTGCGAACTCGGCTCCCACATCGCTCCGGCAGGTTGGGTTAACTGGGACAAAACAAACCGCGATAAGACCGCTTACTTTGCCGAATTTGAAAGCAAAGGTCCCGGTACAAATGCAGCACAACGTTTGCCCTGGACTCACCAGCTCTCAAAAAAAGAGGCATCAAAATATACAATGGAGAATATACTGGCCCCCATTTTACCAGTGGAACCGAAGGTAGGGGAGTGGACGAAGTAATAACCTGCTGAATGCATGCAACGCACACCGGGCAGCGGCTTCATGCCGCTTGCTGGATTTGATTAAGCAAGTAAAAGAGGAAACCGATTCATTTGCCAGGTTGGGGCGTGAATCGGTTTTTTGTTTCCTTTTGAAGAAAGAACGTATTTCTTAAAATAACTAAGCGAATTAAACCCAACCTCCTTTCTCCAATCAAAATGGTCTGTTACAAAATCCATTTTATGTATAAGAAAGTATTAGCCTTGTTGTTCATCGTTCAGGTTGCGGTGGCACAGGAAGCACCCCACAGGGGGAAAGATAAAAATCCGGTGTTGCACCAGGTGTCAAACAAAGACATTGTGCAGAGTATTTATCCCGATGCTGCAAAGGTGGATAAGGTAAACGACTTCTGGTTTAAAATTGTGGATGCCAAAGACAAGACATTGGGATTTGCGATGACCAGCAGCTCTTTTTGTCAGGATATAAAGGGGTATAATGATGTAACGCCTGTCATGGTAATCACCGATAAGAAATGGATGATTAAGAAAACAGCCATTCTTTCCAATTGGGAAACTCCACGATTTGTAACAAAGCTTGAGAATCTGGGATTTTTCAATCTGTGGGTGGGCAAGAAACTGAAAGAGGCTTCAAAAGTACAGGTGGATGCACATACCGGCGCTACTTTTACCGCGACCGCCGTGGCGAAGAATGTCGATTTCCTGTTGAAAAATGCCGTTAAGGTGTTGCCGAAGTAAAACTACATACAGTCATCCCACTTCAAATTACGGGATGACTGTATCGTCTTTTAAGCTAGCTTATCATTTTGTAAACAGAGTCTTACTCTGGCATCTTCTCCCCGATAGCCCGCAGCAGTTCCTCATGAATCGTTCCATTGGATGCCACAATGTTGTTTCCGTCCAGATAATGCGCACTGCCGTGGAAATCGGTCACAGTACCTCCCGCTTCCGTAATAATTAGTACACCCGCCATAAAATCCCATTTCCCGATATACATCTCGAGCCAACCGTCAAAGCGTCCTGCCGCGACATAGCAGAGTGCCGTAGCCGCCGAACCGTTCATCCGGATCGCACCGGCGTAACCGTAAAAGTGGCTGATCAGATGAAGGGCGGTCGCGCTGTATTTATTAAAGTCGTAGGGGAGCTCAATGCAAATCATGGCATGGTCGATTTGGTTCGTTTTGGCCACAGAGATGGGTTTACCATCGAGATAGGCGCCCCCCTCTTTCCAGGCATAGAAGCATTCGTCCCGGCAAACCTCATAGACCACACCGATCATCACCTCATCTCTTCTGCGCAGAGCAATTGATACGCAATAAGGTGCATTGTCATGGATATAGTTGGTCGTACCGTCTAGCGGGTCAATGACCCAGCAATACTCTTCATCGTTGTAGGTGACGGTCTCCTCTTCGGTTACAAATCCTGCTTCAGGCACTAAATCCTTCAGCGCTGCTACGATGAGCTTTTCCGAACTCTTATCCACATAGGAGACATAATCGTGACTGTTCTTTTGCTCTACGCTGTCAAACGAAAAGTCTAATCTTTCCTTTTTCTGATATTCTCCGGCCTGTCTCGCTATCTTGCAGACTTCCAGGGTTATTTCTTTTAAATTGGTCATTGTGTATTTCTTGAGTTTATTTGCTTTGTTTTCTTTGAATTTCTAGTTTGTAAAACGTTTAATCAAAGATAGCTCTTCTGTCGTTTATATCCAATTGAGAGACTATTAGCATCACTCCTTTCGACATTGTATCACAGAAAATCCGTTTTTGAATTGCGAATGCAAAGATAATTATCTCAGTTGTTGATAAAGTATGAAGATCTTTGTCGGAGGTGAGGCTTGCGGTCTATGCCATCTTTATTTTATCCCTCCAATCTTAAATCTCGTCAGAATAAAATTTCACAGTACAGAGGAATATTCGTTCTTGCAGTGTTTTCTATGTATCATACCATTTTACACAATTACACATGAAGAACTCACTCCTTTTGATTTTGCTGTCCATCCTGACTTTATCCGGAGAGCAGGCTTTCTCAGCCAATAAACCAAATCCCTCATCACCCCCCGACCGCAAATGGTGGAAAGAGGCAGTCGTTTACCAGGTTTATCCCCGCAGTTTTAAAGACAGTAACGGGGACGGAGTTGGCGATTTACGGGGAATCGTAGAAAAGCTGGATTATATCAAAAGCCTGGGGATTGATGTCGTTTGGTTGAATCCGGTTTTTGCCTCACCGAATGCCGATAACGGTTACGACATCAGCAACTACCGGGATATTATGCGTGAGTTCGGAACAATGGCTGATTTCGATCAGTTGCTACGGGGGATGCATGAGCGGGGAATCAAACTTGTACTGGATCTGGTGGTCAATCACAGCAGTGACGAACACGAGTGGTTTAAGCAAAGCCGGAGTTCGCGTACCAATCCGTACCGGGATTATTATCACTGGTGGCCGGCAGAGAAAGGCAAACCTGCATTTCGTCCCGGTGCCTTTGAGGTAGATGGTAGCGGATGGCGTTACGATTCATTGACCAATGCTTATTACCTGCACTATTTCAGCTATAAACAGCCAGATCTGAACTGGGAAAATCCCAAACTGAGGAAAGAGATTTTCGATATGATGAAATTCTGGTTTGACAAAGGTGTGGATGGTTTCCGCATGGACGTTATTCCTTTTATAGCGAAGGATACTGCCTTTCCGGTTATTACACAAAAAGAGTTGCAGGAAAAATACAACGGCGACTGGAGCCAATATATGGGTTCCGGCCCCGGGCTTCACGATTACCTGAAAGAGATGAACCGGGAGGTGTTGAGTAAATACAATTGCATGACGGTAGCCGAGGGTGCCGGTGTTACGGTCAAAACGGCTCATGACTTTGTGGATGAAGAGCGCAATGAGCTGAATATGCTCTATCATTTCGAAGGGGTTAGCCTGGGGTATTTACCGGACAAATTCAAAGTGATGGATCCCAACGGATATAAGCTGACGGAATTCAAAAAGATCTACTCCAAATGGGACAGCGTATTTTCCCACAAAGGGTGGGGGACTATTTATCTGGGAAATCATGATCAACCACGTATGGTTACCCGTTGGGGGAATGATTCGCCCCAATACCGGGAGTTATCTTCCAAAATGCTGACCACCTTCCTGATGACGATGCGTGCCACTCCTTATTATTACTTCGGGGATGAACTGGGAATGAATAATATCAAATTTGATCAGATTGAGGATTACCGCGATATCGAATCCATCAGTATGTACCAACAGATTAAGAATAACGGGGGCGATCTGAAAGAGTTTCTTGATGCTCAGAAAATATCGGCACGGGACAATAGCCGTACTCCTTTCCAATGGGATGCTTCTCAGAATGCCGGTTTCACATCGGGTACTCCCTGGATTAAGGTAAATACGAATTATCATACGGTGAATGTTGCGGCAGAGGAAAAGGATGCAAATTCGGTTTTGAATTATTTCAGGAAAATGGTCCGGCTGAGGAAGGATAATCCGGTACTGGTCTATGGTGCTTACAAACTATTAATCCCTGAGAATCCTCAGATATATGCTTACACTCGTACGCTGGATAATGAACAGTTTCTGATCCTTTTGAATTTCTCTGCTAAAAAAGCAGATTTTGCTTTGGGCAAAAAACTGAATCCGGCTTCTGTGTTGATCAATAATTACCCAAACATCGAAACAAATGGCAAACAGGTAAAACTGGCGCCTTATCAGGCGGTGGTTGTGCGGATGAAATAAATCATATTATAGTAACATATAAAGTCAAAACAGAGAGAACCCTGATTTCTCTGTACTGCACCCCAAAAGTTTAACAGAGCTTTTGGGGTGTTTTTTATTGGTGATAACTCTGGTATGTAACATTATTGATGCTTCCTGAAACATCTGTTATAGGCAAAAACAAGGATTTTATTATTCTAATCGAGAAATGCACCTGTCATTTCGGTTACTGTTCTTTAAGTTTATAATATCGTGTTTTTGCAATGAATCCCTTGATTTAAAGCTGATTGTTGTTTTTTATTCACGGATGTAACCCTATTACACGCATATGAAACATCTGTTATATATCGAAAAAGACATTGCATATACTTTTGTTTCATCGAATTCCCCCGATTTATTAATCAAATAACTATTCAAGGTGAAACGAGTATTGATTCTTATTGGCTATGTTCATTGAGGCATTCCCTTCCAAGGGTTTAATCATTAATGCATATAAGGAAGTTTGTTATTCCAGACTCATCTAATCCAGGATCCTTTCGTGGAGTTGAAATCTGGAAGCAATGAGTCTTAAATACGATCAGATTTGTTATTAATGATGAGATTCCCTTCTTTCAATACTCCCATATTCCCTTTCTGTTCATTTGACTGTTAAATCATAGGGGTTGTAACATAATTACATGCTTGTGAAACATCTGTTATCTATCAAAATTCAGTTCAATAGTAGCTTTGTTCTGTAGAAACGATAACAGGATAATACCAAGAAGAAAAACATAAACTGAAAAGTACAACCTAATACCATTACAATTATGAAAACGATTGATAAACTCATAGCCAGATTGCAAAAATCCCAATCACTGACTGAAAGGATCGCAATCAGAATTCAAATCATCGAATTGAACCGTAACTCGGAGAATTCAAATATAAAGAGTTATTCCATCAAGCCCATTACTGACTTTCTGGAGCGGGTACAAAAAGATTATACTAACCAACAGGAGCTATGCTCTATAATTTGATGCGAAATGAGAAATGCTTACTTAATTCTATTCTATCTCTATTAAAATGAATGTTACCATGAAATTGAAATCAAAGAATCAAAAATGAAAGCAACTAAAATTGAGAGTCTAAATTTTAAATCTACAAAATCATGAATGTCAAAAACAAATTTCAACGCAGTGTATTGCGAAAGTTGAGTTTGTTAGCCCTTTTTTGCAGCTTTAGTGTTGCGATAATGGCACAAACAAAAACGGTTACCGGTGTAGTAACTTCGTCTGAAGACGGTGAAAAGCTAATCGGTGTAACGGTAATGGTAAAGGGAACTACCAATGGTTCAATTACCAATGTTGACGGAAAGTATTCTATTTCGGTCAAGGACAAGGATGCAACTTTGGTTTTTTCAATGGTAGGAATGAAACCTACGGAAGTAAAAATTGCAGGTAAGTCAATTATAAATGTATTGCTTGCACCGGATACTAAGTTGCTTGAACAAGTAGTTGTAACCGGTTATACCTCACAGAAGAAAGCTGATTTGACCGGTGCTGTTTCGGTTGTAAAAGTTGATGAAGTAAAAGATGCACCATTTGCCAATGCGGCTCAGGCTTTACAAGGTCGTGTAGCCGGTGTTCAAATCAATACCGATGGAGCACCTGGTGGAGGAAACACATCAATTCGTATTCGGGGTATGGGTACTGTAAACAATACTAATCCATTGTATATTATTGACGGAGTCCCAACTACTGAGAATCTGAATTCTATAAACTCAAATGATATTGAGTCCATCCAGGTTTTGAAAGATGCATCATCAGCATCTATCTATGGAGCACGTGCAGCCAATGGTGTAATCATTGTTACTACAAAATCAGGCAAAGGAAAGAAAATTTCAGTAGAACTTGATATAAATGCCGGTGTGCAAACCGTTGCTAAACAATTTGATGTACTCAATTCCACTCAGTGGGGTCAGGTGTTCTGGCAGGCAAATAAAAATGACGGAACAGCACCAAGCAATTTATTTTATGGCAATGGTGCCTCTCCGGTACCGGTTGCATTTTTAGATGCCAATAAAAAAGTGCCTTTCAGTAATACAAACTGGCAAAATGAAGTATATCGTCCGGCGATGTTCAATAAATATTCGGCTGTCATCTCAAACGGTTCGGATAAAGGTAATATGATGTTTTCTCTGAACTATACTGATCAAAAAGGATTACTGGATTACACATTCTTCAAAAGATATTCAGCCCGTCTTAACTCAAACTACATCCTTTCTAAAAATGTGAAAGTGGGAGAAAACCTGATGGTTGCCAATTGGAAAGACCTGGGGGCTTCTACTCAGGATGACCGCGGTATTCCTTATACTGCAATGCGTGCCAATCCAGCAATACCTGTGAGGGATATTGATGGCAATTTTACCAGCTCGATGCAATTAGCAAGCTCTGATATCGGTAACCCGGTAAAAGCACTTTATAACAGTCGTGATAATCAAAATGACAGTTGGAGAATTATTGGAAATGCTTATTTAGAAGTGCAGCCGGTGAAAAACCTGACACTTAAATCAAATCTGGGTGTTGAGCATATTCAGTATTTGAATAATACACTTTCCCGTAAAATGGAATCTTCGGATGTGAATAGCCTTTCAGTTGCTTATGGACAAGGAGATACTTACACCTGGACAAATACTGCAAATTATAGTCTCAAATCTGGCAAACATGATTTGAATGTATTAGCAGGAACAGAAGCAATCTCGTATATGTACTCAAACCTGAGCGCTTTTCGTCGCAACTTTACGTTTGAAGACGCTAATTATATGGTGTTAGATGCCGGAAGTAGTGATAAAAACAATGGTGGAAGTAAGGCTGAATGGGCATTATTCTCATTGTTTGGAAAAGCTGATTACAATTTTGCCAATAAATATTTATTGTCTGGAACATTACGCCGTGATGCCAGCTCTCGATTGAATAAATCCAATAACTCAGGTATTTTTCCTGCATTTTCAGGGGCCTGGCGTATGACAGAGGAGTCATTCTTTCCCAAAATGGATGGCTTGAGTTACCTGAAACTTCGTGCCGGTTGGGGACAAACCGGAAACTCTGAAATCGGTAATTATGCAACTTACAGTTCTTATGGATACGACACAGGCAATGCTGCATACGATTTGAATGGAACTGGGACAAATAGTGTAGCCGGTATCAAAATTCTGACTTCAGGCAATCCGAACCTGAAATGGGAGACAACCACCCAAACCAACGTCGGACTTGATGCAGCATTCTTGAATAATGCTCTGACAATCAGCTTCGATTATTACACTAAGAATACAAAGGATATGCTTACCATACCACCAGTATTGTCTGTAATGGGTGAAAATGCAGCTATGTGGATGAATACCGGTGATATGAAAAACCGTGG of the Parabacteroides sp. FAFU027 genome contains:
- a CDS encoding SusC/RagA family TonB-linked outer membrane protein, which encodes MAQTKTVTGVVTSSEDGEKLIGVTVMVKGTTNGSITNVDGKYSISVKDKDATLVFSMVGMKPTEVKIAGKSIINVLLAPDTKLLEQVVVTGYTSQKKADLTGAVSVVKVDEVKDAPFANAAQALQGRVAGVQINTDGAPGGGNTSIRIRGMGTVNNTNPLYIIDGVPTTENLNSINSNDIESIQVLKDASSASIYGARAANGVIIVTTKSGKGKKISVELDINAGVQTVAKQFDVLNSTQWGQVFWQANKNDGTAPSNLFYGNGASPVPVAFLDANKKVPFSNTNWQNEVYRPAMFNKYSAVISNGSDKGNMMFSLNYTDQKGLLDYTFFKRYSARLNSNYILSKNVKVGENLMVANWKDLGASTQDDRGIPYTAMRANPAIPVRDIDGNFTSSMQLASSDIGNPVKALYNSRDNQNDSWRIIGNAYLEVQPVKNLTLKSNLGVEHIQYLNNTLSRKMESSDVNSLSVAYGQGDTYTWTNTANYSLKSGKHDLNVLAGTEAISYMYSNLSAFRRNFTFEDANYMVLDAGSSDKNNGGSKAEWALFSLFGKADYNFANKYLLSGTLRRDASSRLNKSNNSGIFPAFSGAWRMTEESFFPKMDGLSYLKLRAGWGQTGNSEIGNYATYSSYGYDTGNAAYDLNGTGTNSVAGIKILTSGNPNLKWETTTQTNVGLDAAFLNNALTISFDYYTKNTKDMLTIPPVLSVMGENAAMWMNTGDMKNRGFEFVAEYNSKKYGDFSWNGTFNVSKYKNELVRLNSLVTQTGGDKRNIVGKPLGVFYGYVADGIFKTQDEVLNHATQQGKGVGRMIYRDLDHNGVIDANDQTVIGDPNPDLSLGLNLNFMYKNFTLSCFFNSDLGFDIYNTTKRQLEFMTYGDKYTNRGTAILNAWTPQNANASIPALTMLDNNNETRMSSYFIEDGSYLKMRNLRLAYDLKSKAMVSKLGLASVQLYGQVDNVFTISNYSGLEPSLPSSGIDSAPYPIPRTFIVGVNLKF
- a CDS encoding glycoside hydrolase family 13 protein: MKNSLLLILLSILTLSGEQAFSANKPNPSSPPDRKWWKEAVVYQVYPRSFKDSNGDGVGDLRGIVEKLDYIKSLGIDVVWLNPVFASPNADNGYDISNYRDIMREFGTMADFDQLLRGMHERGIKLVLDLVVNHSSDEHEWFKQSRSSRTNPYRDYYHWWPAEKGKPAFRPGAFEVDGSGWRYDSLTNAYYLHYFSYKQPDLNWENPKLRKEIFDMMKFWFDKGVDGFRMDVIPFIAKDTAFPVITQKELQEKYNGDWSQYMGSGPGLHDYLKEMNREVLSKYNCMTVAEGAGVTVKTAHDFVDEERNELNMLYHFEGVSLGYLPDKFKVMDPNGYKLTEFKKIYSKWDSVFSHKGWGTIYLGNHDQPRMVTRWGNDSPQYRELSSKMLTTFLMTMRATPYYYFGDELGMNNIKFDQIEDYRDIESISMYQQIKNNGGDLKEFLDAQKISARDNSRTPFQWDASQNAGFTSGTPWIKVNTNYHTVNVAAEEKDANSVLNYFRKMVRLRKDNPVLVYGAYKLLIPENPQIYAYTRTLDNEQFLILLNFSAKKADFALGKKLNPASVLINNYPNIETNGKQVKLAPYQAVVVRMK
- a CDS encoding FMN-binding protein, with amino-acid sequence MYKKVLALLFIVQVAVAQEAPHRGKDKNPVLHQVSNKDIVQSIYPDAAKVDKVNDFWFKIVDAKDKTLGFAMTSSSFCQDIKGYNDVTPVMVITDKKWMIKKTAILSNWETPRFVTKLENLGFFNLWVGKKLKEASKVQVDAHTGATFTATAVAKNVDFLLKNAVKVLPK
- a CDS encoding pectinesterase family protein, encoding MKRITLFLSLLLTLLFTAKAEQKYDFVVAQDGSGNFTKVQDAIDAAKAFPDKPITIFIKNGTYKEKVRVADCNNHLSLIGESAEKTIITYDDHFDKIKRGRNSTFYTFTLMVEADDFHAENLTIENSSGPVGQAVALHVEGDRCVFRNCRILGNQDTLYAAGQYSRQYYADCYIEGTTDFIFGAATALFDRCTLCNKSDSYVTAASTTQGKPFGFVFRDCKIIAKEGVKKAFLGRPWRDYAKVVYIRCELGSHIAPAGWVNWDKTNRDKTAYFAEFESKGPGTNAAQRLPWTHQLSKKEASKYTMENILAPILPVEPKVGEWTK
- a CDS encoding inositol monophosphatase family protein, with protein sequence MTNLKEITLEVCKIARQAGEYQKKERLDFSFDSVEQKNSHDYVSYVDKSSEKLIVAALKDLVPEAGFVTEEETVTYNDEEYCWVIDPLDGTTNYIHDNAPYCVSIALRRRDEVMIGVVYEVCRDECFYAWKEGGAYLDGKPISVAKTNQIDHAMICIELPYDFNKYSATALHLISHFYGYAGAIRMNGSAATALCYVAAGRFDGWLEMYIGKWDFMAGVLIITEAGGTVTDFHGSAHYLDGNNIVASNGTIHEELLRAIGEKMPE
- a CDS encoding pectinesterase family protein, whose product is MKRHRLLVILFAWMSILVAAHAEEKYDFVVAQDGSGDFTTIQAAINAVPDMRTNRTRIHIKPGTYKEKLTLPANKTNVSFIGDCALTTKITYDDYASKKNRFGENIGTSGSSSFFVYGDGFSAENITFENSSGPVGQAVAVRIDGDKVTFRNCRFLGFQDTLYPHGEKSRQYYKNCYIEGTVDFIFGFSSCFFEECSIICKTSGYVTAASTPQGYAYGFVFQNCSIEGDAPDGSFCLGRPWRPYAQVLFRECFIGKVINPKGWDNWGKVENEQTTFFAEYKNTGEGANLKNRVSWSKQLTYKEAEKFTKANMFGDWNPENQ